The window TTCGTTTATTTGCTTGAACAGTTTTACATAATGTTCTTTTGATGAGTCATATACGCACAATTCTACTTTCTGCTTTTTCCCTATGGAATACTTCAGTTCGCCTAAGCATTCTATAGCATCATCTGTTGATGTTTTTAAAACTTCTTCATAATTTGAAATACTTGCATCAATTACCACTTGcaagtttttaaaataggAACCATCATTGATATCAATAAAAACAAAGCGATTTTTTCCAACAGTTCTAACTGATTTAATCCATCcgtatattttgaaataccCCCGTATTTCAGTGTCGTTGAATTCTATTTTAAACAggtcttttatttttgttctctCAACTGAGGAAACGGAACagcaaaaaacaaaaaaaaaaaaacaaaaaaaaaaattatgtacgtTCATAAAATTAGGAAATTAAGAGTTGCCGAGCACAACATTTACACACACATGACATACGTAACATGTAATGGCTAGCTGCTTATAATGGTACAAAAtggagttttttttttcttttttttttattcatttattttattcatttattttattcatttattttattcatttattttattcatttattttattcatttatttaatttatttacttatttattttatttatttattttatttatttataattattgtttttaattaatttattttttcctttatgtTCGCTTTATTGTTGTCCGTCTTTACTATTTCTCGAACAAAACAGGTAACACTTAACCCTAGGTTTATGAAAGAAAAAGCTGCTATTTAAGCCCCTGTTAAATGTAGATATCATTTTAACgttattctttaaaaaaaatgagttgCTCATAAACTTTCTGCTTATTTTCCATCCCTTGAACATTAACTTACATTTCCTGAACAAGTCATGTGATAAgcttttcttattttttattattgttttgttttttttaatacatttgGCTAGTAAAGTTAAAAGTGCGATTAAATGgattaaatgaattatatagaTCAAAGGAATTCTCATTAAAAAAGTAGCATAAATGAGAAATATGCAAAGTTAAAAAAGGAAGTGCTTTATTATGTTACATATcgattatttaattataattcaattttgtaattttatagGCATATTTTactatcttttttttaatttttttacattttttgttaGAGAATTTTGCCTCATTGTTCCGCTTGAACATGTCATAcgttttattcttatttttgtaaattatacatacaattgggcaaaaaaaaaaaaaaaaataaaaataaaaataaaaattactaaataaataaataaataaaaaataataaattaaaaaagatattttattctaaaattatttctgGTTTACCTAAACAGTTATTTGCATGTATGCACGTAAGTTACTGtttacttttaataatagGAGGTAATTTATTAAACACATATGAACAGATTAAAAGAGGATaaacaacataaaaaaaaataaaataaaataataaacaaaaaacaaatgcATATTTGTTTCCATTTGGGAGAAGAAACATGTacagttttaaaaataagttcttttttttttttttttttttttctttacacGTATGAAAAAACAGTTTATTCaacaaaatacataaaatgtaTGGCAAATATGTATGCAAAATTTGCTACAAAAAATGTGGTAAAAGATACGCTAAAAGATGCATCAAAAGCACCAAAAAATACAAAGGGGGGAAATAATGGCagaaacaaaacaaaagcaTAAGAAAAAGTACAACAGAACAGgaaagaataattaaaaatggaaagatACACATGTGTACACGTtcgtataaacatatatatatattaatgcaGATAAATGTATATAGGTCATtccacacacacacacacacacacacacgtGTGCATGCGAAACCACGTGTAACGCTATGAAACAAAATTGTCAGGCATCGCATAAGGTGAAAACACcctataaatttttcttgaGAGAGCTTTACCTAACTTTCTATCCCCGTAGGAGGAGCTTACAACTAAATCTTTTAAGCACTCttcatcatttatttttttaaaatgcatAATCAAATCAAAGGGTGTACTGAACACTTCAGCTATTTTTATGGAAATGTCTTCAGATATACCGCTTATTTGCATTAACTGAGATGTCCAtgtagaataatttttattttcattatggttagtatttttcaaattattcttCATACCTGTTGGTTTAACTTTGAAAAAGGAATTCAGTTTTCTTATTTTCGATTgatacaaatatttacaacatttaaatatatatttatgtaaattaatGGTGTTTTCCATTTCTACTGCATCCACATGATAACGTATTAGTAATGCCGCAATGAGGCTATCGAaatctttattattaattattatatcttcattcttatttttcttttgcatttttttattttgctcatTATAATCTGttctatttaaaatttctcgAATAccaataaatatacatagaATTCTTACATTTATGTACTCTTTTTGTAacttttctattttaaaaaatatgttttccttttcattattgTATTGATActctaaataattttcatcaataattaataatattaaagcGAGAAAGGAATATTTCTCATCAAATTTAGTGAGGTCTTCTTCTGAACAAGTGATATCGTTGTTTTCATAAGGGCCTAggccattattattatacttattattCCATTTATTACCGATGTTGCAATTGCTGCTACTATTACAATTGCTGCTACTATTACAATTGCTGCTACTATTACAATTGCTGCTACTATTACAATTGCTGCTTCTATTACAATTGTTAGTAATACTACGATTACTGCTATTGTtgcaaatattattaataatttcttttctcttttcgTTAATCAACGCGAAGTGGGATTTATACGgataatttgtataaataaaacacgTGTTGTCAAAAAAGGTTGGATGTTCAtctatttcaaaattttcaaaatttagcATTTCGCTGTATTTTGTATCGTTCTTATCATTCTCttcctcattttttaaaaacaattttaaagCCTCGTAAATTTTGCTTCCTTTTAAGTCCTcactaaaaattatttttatcttttccatTTGGAAATAATcagtcttttttttttttttttttttaaaaagaaaaggctaattttttgttttgtttttcttattttctcaTTTGTGATAGACAGATGGAGGAGAAgtgatattattttttaataaatttggCAGGTAAATATGAATgtgtttccttttttttttcacttttttgtgctctttttttttccaactttttttgcaattttactttttatttgtgAAGCAAAATGTTCAGATAACACattgtcaaaaaaaaaaaaaaataaaataaaataaaataaatataagtagtgtatatatatatgtacatatacttaaaacataatttaagGGGTACCTTTTTTTGAACAATGttgcaaaataaaacagtaaATGTTCGATGTGTTTAACGTACCAAGTGTAGcaacattttaataatacaattattACGTCCAATTTATGAACTTGTGTGCTAATGTTTCTCTTTAGCAAAAACCAGCAGCATAAtagtgcaaaaaaaaaaaaataaaataaaataataaataaacacaCAAGCAGATAACAAACAGATAAACAAACAGATAACAAACAGATAACAAACAGATAACAAACAGATAACAAACAGATAAACAAACAGATAAGCAAATACTCAAATGCACATACGAACAAATATGCGAGTGCATACATAGCATTTTCAAAGCTatgtattacatttttttggGAAAAGTGTTACATTTGTGCTACGCCAAGGTGTGCAGTCATATTATGCTTTTTTC of the Plasmodium malariae genome assembly, chromosome: 6 genome contains:
- the PmUG01_06015400 gene encoding conserved Plasmodium protein, unknown function encodes the protein MEKIKIIFSEDLKGSKIYEALKLFLKNEEENDKNDTKYSEMLNFENFEIDEHPTFFDNTCFIYTNYPYKSHFALINEKRKEIINNICNNSSNRSITNNCNRSSNCNSSSNCNSSSNCNSSSNCNSSSNCNIGNKWNNKYNNNGLGPYENNDITCSEEDLTKFDEKYSFLALILLIIDENYLEYQYNNEKENIFFKIEKLQKEYINVRILCIFIGIREILNRTDYNEQNKKMQKKNKNEDIIINNKDFDSLIAALLIRYHVDAVEMENTINLHKYIFKCCKYLYQSKIRKLNSFFKVKPTGMKNNLKNTNHNENKNYSTWTSQLMQISGISEDISIKIAEVFSTPFDLIMHFKKINDEECLKDLVVSSSYGDRKLGKALSRKIYRVFSPYAMPDNFVS